From Portunus trituberculatus isolate SZX2019 chromosome 50, ASM1759143v1, whole genome shotgun sequence, the proteins below share one genomic window:
- the LOC123499489 gene encoding uncharacterized protein LOC123499489 — translation MEGLVFSRASLGGGSGASNPGGGAGGVLGMNSISIGSRSSSASSAERSLLLGALATHMGVLDARENDAQTIIRKSELWDEITRQFNAHTLAPRSRQQIQTLYKNMKAKARRYEARLAEVASGVPPPDPDPISEMLLGLLHQQMQHQRRHLQRLAVLDNYSHNHTLPTQSPPTDDTVKPFNGNVDTPILTPEQVMQVSLEEGLATEIDMKDEPQDTIITTSPEEHFPKRDEEEEEEGKEKEEHKSSSIIFSESVLAPLRTEISAISPLQQGVSVTNSVAAALHDHQQEEQQQQQQGTIQRTPLSSPAQCFTSSSLRLNNTTIPCSTNLHSPSKTPLSLQFPTSYLSHTGAHTLSYSRSPLGTNTAADLLSQTTKRPKLDIVGDSSRLRGCGGGLSTHFSNSHCCCPDLHATLAAQAEQEHQLRMKALMEESEARGKEHAVRMRILSLEEEMLRARLGVGKERESDKGACVPEREVDGVDDKDDEYNV, via the exons atggaaGGCCTGGTATTCTCACGAGCATCACTAGGCGGAGGCAGCGGCGCCAGCAACCCTGGAGGCGGTGCAGGAGGCGTCTTGGGCATGAACAGTATCAGCATCGGCAGCAGGAGTAGCAGTGCGTCGTCAGCAGAACGGTCACTGCTGCTGGGGGCGCTGGCGACGCACATGGGGGTACTAGACGCGAGAGAGAACGACGCGCAGACGATCATTCGCAAGTCTGAGCTGTGGGACGAGATCACGAGGCAGttcaacgcacacacacttgcccCTCGATCCCGCCAGCAGATTCAGACCTTGTATAAGAACATGAAGgcaaag GCCCGGCGGTATGAGGCGCGCCTGGCGGAGGTAGCAAGCGGGGTGCCTCCCCCTGACCCTGACCCGATATCGGAGATGCTGCTCGGCCTACTCCACCAGCAGATGCAGCACCAGCGGCGCCACCTGCAGCGTCTCGCGGTGCTGGACAACTACAGCCATAATCACACACTACCCACACAGTCCCCGCCCACAGATGATACTGTTAAGCCTTTCAACGGCAATGTGGACACGCCCATTCTCACGCccgagcag GTGATGCAGGTGTCTCTCGAGGAAGGACTCGCCACGGAGATAGACATGAAGGACGAGCCTCAGGACACTATCATCACGACCTCCCCAGAGGAACACTTTCCgaagagggacgaggaggaggaagaggaaggaaaagagaaagaagagcataAATCATCTTCAATTATTTTCTCCGAGTCAGTTCTTGCTCCTCTGCGCACTGAAATTTCTGCGATATCGCCTCTCCAGCAAGGGGTCTCCGTGACAAATTCAGTAGCGGCCGCCTTACATGATCACCAACaggaggagcaacagcagcagcagcaagggacAATACAGCGGACGCCTCTTTCCTCACCCGCTCAATGTTTTACCTCTTCGTCATTGCGACTGAACAACACAACTATTCCCTGTAGCACGAACCTACACAGCCCTTCCAAAACTCCGCTCAGTCTTCAGTTTCCGACCTCATATCTTTCACACACTGGCGCCCACACACTCTCCTATTCCCGAAGCCCTCTGGGAACTAACACCGCCGCAGACCTCTTATCTCAAACCACCAAGAGGCCCAAGCTGGACATTGTGGGAGACTCGAGTCGGCTGAGAGGGTGTGGGGGCGGCCTGTCTACTCACTTCTCAAACTCCCACTGCTGCTGCCCTGACCTGCACGCCACCCTCGCTGCCCAGGCCGAGCAGGAACACCAGCTCAGAATGAAGGCGTTGATGGAGGAGAGCGAGGCGAGAGGCAAGGAACACGCCGTCAGGATGAGAATTCTTTCGCTGGAAGAGGAGATGCTCAGGGCAAGGCTTGGGGTGGGAAAGGAGCGTGAGAGCGATAAGGGAGCGTGTGTTCCTGAGCGTGAGGTTGACGGTGTGGATGACAAAGACGACGAGTACAATGTGTGA